One Cucumis sativus cultivar 9930 chromosome 1, Cucumber_9930_V3, whole genome shotgun sequence DNA segment encodes these proteins:
- the LOC105435550 gene encoding uncharacterized protein LOC105435550, with the protein MLLRATISNTKKFFRKTLWNFKSFFSNTYHRLPKVPPPFPAVSEMDKESTFHFISSQEEVQNGSIMKNNNPNAEVRLSTCTMGDSQKERVEKSEDRMKTGATHQRKMEENLEYCSWKRRMCLVAKNMKELEKLDARNVDHALDIEEILHYYSRLTSPTFLEIVDKFFVDIFTEFSAISSSQPTQLT; encoded by the coding sequence ATGCTGCTAAGAGCCACCATTTCCAACACCAAAAAATTCTTCAGAAAAACCTTATGGAACTTCAAGTCTTTCTTCTCCAATACCTACCATAGGCTCCCCAAGGTGCCGCCGCCCTTCCCCGCTGTCTCCGAAATGGACAAAGAGTCcacctttcatttcatttcatcccAAGAGGAGGTGCAAAATGGAAGCATTATGAAGAATAACAATCCCAATGCTGAAGTTCGTTTGTCAACATGCACGATGGGCGACAGCCAGAAGGAAAGAGTTGAGAAAAGTGAGGATAGAATGAAAACTGGAGCTACCCATcaaaggaaaatggaagaaaatttggaatattGTAGTTGGAAGAGAAGAATGTGTTTGGTTGCCAAGAACATGAAAGAGTTGGAAAAGTTAGACGCTAGAAATGTGGATCATGCTTTGGATATTGAAGAgattcttcattattattctcGTCTTACTTCTCCAACATTTCTTGAGATTGTGGATAAATTCTTCGTCGACATATTTACCGAATTTTCTGCTATTTCTTCCTCTCAACCAACTCAATTGACCTGA